A genomic stretch from Pirellulales bacterium includes:
- a CDS encoding efflux RND transporter periplasmic adaptor subunit, whose translation MILRPLGTIIAFALVFAPGCGHAPALPAGPAMPVVSVSQPIRRDVVDYIDYTGRTDSPNSVDIRPRVTGYLTKMPFTEGSDVKAGELLFEVDVRPYQAQLDQAEGQLKLAKARLKLAQADNALAKETSKTPGAVSVQDLNKYEASEEEAMAAVDAATANLETFRLNRQFCEVTSPIDGMVSRYYFTLGNLVNQDQTLLTTVVSLDPMYAYFDVDERTLLRIRNAINEGKLFPKEQGEIAIMMGLQGEDGYPHEGVVNFINNKVDPNTGTLTLRGMFKNPKPASGVRLLSPGFFVRVRIPLGEPHPALLVTDRAVGTDQGLKFLYVVDAQNKVQYRRVTLGALQEDGLRVIATGLEPDDWVVISGLQQIRPRIEVTPDRLPMPIPVAEAAAAAESDAAEHGAAAKTPAPAQPPAKPAATEDDKPTAPPADKPVDGKPGPAAADTAPAAQNSDGTAGTDKR comes from the coding sequence GTGGTCAGCGTCAGTCAGCCGATTCGCCGCGATGTTGTGGATTACATCGACTACACGGGGCGGACCGATTCCCCGAATTCGGTAGACATCCGTCCGCGTGTGACGGGCTATCTGACCAAGATGCCGTTCACGGAAGGAAGCGACGTCAAGGCGGGCGAACTGCTGTTCGAGGTCGACGTGCGGCCATATCAGGCACAGCTCGATCAGGCCGAGGGGCAATTGAAGCTGGCCAAAGCCCGGCTCAAGCTGGCGCAGGCCGACAACGCCCTGGCGAAAGAGACTTCGAAGACGCCGGGCGCTGTGAGCGTGCAAGACCTCAACAAGTACGAGGCCTCTGAAGAAGAGGCCATGGCCGCGGTCGATGCCGCGACGGCGAACTTGGAAACGTTCAGGCTGAACCGTCAGTTTTGCGAAGTGACTTCGCCGATCGACGGCATGGTGAGCCGTTACTATTTCACACTCGGCAACCTGGTCAATCAGGATCAGACTCTGCTGACCACGGTGGTTTCGCTTGACCCGATGTACGCCTACTTCGACGTCGACGAACGCACGTTGTTGCGCATTCGCAACGCGATCAACGAAGGTAAGTTGTTTCCTAAAGAGCAAGGCGAAATCGCGATCATGATGGGATTGCAGGGGGAAGACGGCTATCCGCACGAAGGGGTTGTCAATTTCATCAATAACAAAGTCGATCCCAATACCGGCACGCTCACGCTCCGCGGCATGTTCAAGAATCCGAAGCCGGCCAGCGGCGTTCGTCTGCTGTCGCCGGGATTCTTCGTGCGGGTGCGAATCCCGTTGGGAGAACCGCATCCGGCGCTATTGGTCACGGACCGCGCCGTGGGGACGGACCAGGGCTTGAAATTTCTTTACGTGGTCGACGCCCAGAACAAGGTGCAGTATCGCCGCGTGACGCTGGGAGCTTTGCAAGAGGATGGGTTGCGCGTGATCGCCACGGGGCTGGAGCCCGACGATTGGGTCGTTATCAGTGGCCTGCAACAAATCCGCCCGAGGATCGAGGTCACGCCCGATCGCTTGCCGATGCCGATTCCCGTGGCCGAAGCGGCAGCGGCGGCCGAATCTGATGCCGCGGAACACGGTGCTGCTGCGAAAACGCCAGCCCCGGCACAGCCACCGGCAAAACCGGCTGCCACTGAGGACGACAAGCCCACAGCGCCGCCGGCGGATAAGCCGGTAGATGGTAAGCCGGGTCCAGCAGCGGCGGACACTGCGCCCGCGGCGCAAAATTCCGATGGCACGGCAGGCACCGATAAACGGTAG
- a CDS encoding multidrug efflux RND transporter permease subunit yields MISRFFIDRPIFAAVLSIVITLAGGISVFTLPLSQYPEITPPTVQVSVSYPGASAQVVADTVAAPIEQQVNGVEGMLYMSSQSGNDGSYNLTVTFDLGTNLNTALVMVQNRVSLAMPQLPDSVQQQGLTIKKKSPNILLSVNFYSPDGRYDSIYLSNFATINVKDELFRLEGVADINYLGERDYSIRAWLDPELLASRSITAAEVADAIQSQNEPAAPGQLGQEPSSSGSAFQPPMSALGRLATPEQFGDIIIKTVDGGPNGVAPQVVRLRDVARVELGAQQYDQSCTLNGMPSVGLAIFQLPGTNALDVAEGVQQKMRELSARFPEGVAYDIAYDTTPFISESIEDVVRTLFEAIGLVAIVVLLFLQNWRATVIPLVAVPVAIVGTFAVMKVFGFSLNNISLFGLVLAIGIVVDDAIVVVENVERWLEKGLPERDAARRAMDEVTSPVVAVAVVLCAVFVPCAFITGISGQFFRQFAVTIAVSTVISAFNSLTLSPALAALLLRPRTAPKDWLARLLDFSLGWLFRLFERTFDFATHAYAGLVGWLLRLAVIVLLVYVGLLGATYYLFSRMPTGFIPQQDQGWLLVNVQLPDSSSVESTQNILQRVDQLARATPGVSATVAVSGQSILLTANSSNFGSMFVVLDSFDKRRAADLKGDAIMFKLRELYEREIKGATVSVFGAPPVPGIGTASGFKLMVEDRGSLGLSMLQTYTDKLIETLSKTPGLIGVFTMFRSNTPQLYMDIDRSKVRSMGVTIDDLNKTLQIYMGSLYVNNFNAFGRSWQVNIMADGHFRNREEDINFLKVRNKQGNMAPLSTLVDLHDVNGPIMVTRYNLYSAAPVNGVIFPTLSSGEAISMIDRMAVDTLPLSMKTEWTELTLMQIRAGNTAMYVFALAVVFVFLALAALYESWSLPLAVILVVPMCLLCSIVGVALAHMAINIFVQIGLVVLVGLACKNAILIVEFAKQLRDEGQPLRDATREACRLRLRPIMMTSFAFILGVFPMVIAKGAGAEMRQALGTAVFSGMLGVTIFGIFFTPVFFLVIQGIGETRFFANARVQQIGSALWACAGGAIVGWQLFALGRLGSGGAIVAGALVAAITWAIMRRRRLKRQFATTLPKTSESAEEPQT; encoded by the coding sequence ATGATATCGCGATTTTTCATCGATCGCCCGATCTTCGCGGCCGTGCTGTCGATCGTCATTACGCTGGCCGGCGGCATCTCGGTTTTTACGCTGCCCCTGTCGCAGTATCCGGAGATCACTCCCCCCACGGTGCAGGTGTCGGTCAGCTATCCGGGCGCCAGTGCGCAGGTGGTCGCCGACACGGTGGCCGCGCCGATCGAGCAGCAGGTCAATGGCGTCGAGGGGATGCTGTACATGTCGAGCCAGTCGGGGAACGACGGCTCGTACAACTTGACGGTGACCTTCGACCTGGGGACGAATCTGAACACGGCCCTGGTGATGGTGCAGAATCGCGTGTCGCTGGCGATGCCACAGCTGCCCGACTCGGTGCAGCAGCAAGGGCTGACGATCAAGAAGAAATCGCCGAACATACTTCTCTCGGTCAATTTTTATTCGCCGGATGGCCGCTACGACAGCATCTACCTGAGCAACTTTGCCACGATCAATGTGAAGGACGAACTGTTTCGTCTGGAGGGGGTGGCAGACATCAACTATCTGGGCGAGCGCGACTATAGCATCCGCGCCTGGCTCGACCCCGAATTGCTGGCTTCGCGTAGCATCACTGCCGCGGAGGTTGCCGACGCTATTCAGAGCCAGAATGAACCCGCCGCGCCGGGCCAGCTCGGCCAGGAACCGAGCAGCTCGGGCAGTGCGTTTCAACCTCCGATGAGCGCGCTGGGGCGATTGGCCACGCCCGAGCAGTTCGGCGACATCATCATCAAGACGGTTGACGGAGGCCCGAACGGCGTGGCGCCGCAGGTTGTGCGGCTGCGCGACGTGGCACGAGTCGAGCTTGGCGCGCAGCAATACGACCAGAGCTGCACGCTTAACGGGATGCCGTCCGTGGGTCTGGCGATCTTTCAATTGCCGGGCACCAACGCGTTGGATGTGGCCGAGGGCGTGCAGCAGAAGATGCGGGAGCTGAGTGCGCGCTTCCCCGAGGGGGTCGCGTACGATATCGCCTACGATACCACGCCATTCATCAGCGAATCGATCGAGGACGTAGTCCGCACGCTGTTCGAGGCCATCGGGTTGGTGGCGATCGTCGTGCTCTTGTTTCTGCAAAACTGGCGGGCCACGGTGATTCCGCTCGTGGCCGTCCCGGTGGCAATCGTGGGCACGTTTGCCGTCATGAAGGTGTTCGGGTTCAGCCTTAACAATATTTCGTTGTTCGGATTGGTGTTGGCGATCGGCATCGTCGTCGACGACGCGATCGTGGTCGTCGAAAATGTCGAACGCTGGCTGGAAAAAGGGCTGCCGGAGCGCGACGCGGCACGCCGCGCGATGGACGAAGTCACAAGCCCCGTGGTCGCGGTGGCCGTGGTGCTGTGTGCCGTCTTCGTACCTTGTGCCTTCATCACGGGCATATCCGGACAGTTCTTCCGGCAGTTTGCCGTAACGATCGCCGTGTCGACCGTGATCTCGGCGTTCAATTCGCTGACGCTCAGCCCGGCGCTGGCCGCATTGCTGTTGCGGCCCCGCACTGCGCCGAAAGACTGGCTGGCCCGGCTGCTCGATTTTTCGCTGGGCTGGCTGTTTCGTTTGTTCGAGCGCACCTTCGATTTCGCGACGCACGCCTATGCGGGGCTGGTCGGCTGGTTGCTGCGCCTGGCCGTGATCGTGCTGTTGGTCTACGTGGGCCTGCTGGGTGCGACGTATTACTTGTTTTCGCGGATGCCGACCGGCTTCATTCCGCAACAAGATCAGGGGTGGTTGCTGGTTAACGTGCAACTGCCGGATTCGTCCTCGGTCGAGAGCACCCAGAACATCTTGCAGCGCGTGGATCAGCTGGCCCGCGCGACGCCGGGCGTGAGCGCCACGGTGGCCGTCTCGGGGCAGTCGATCTTGTTGACGGCCAACAGTTCGAACTTCGGCTCGATGTTCGTCGTGCTTGATTCCTTCGATAAACGGCGCGCGGCCGATTTGAAGGGGGACGCCATCATGTTCAAACTGCGCGAGTTGTACGAGCGCGAGATCAAGGGTGCCACGGTCAGCGTCTTTGGCGCCCCGCCCGTGCCTGGCATTGGCACCGCCAGCGGTTTCAAGCTGATGGTCGAAGACCGTGGGTCGTTGGGGCTGTCGATGTTGCAAACGTACACCGACAAGCTGATCGAGACGTTGAGCAAGACGCCCGGGCTGATCGGCGTTTTCACGATGTTCCGCTCGAACACGCCGCAGTTGTATATGGACATCGACCGCAGCAAGGTCCGCTCGATGGGCGTGACCATCGATGATCTGAACAAGACGCTGCAAATCTACATGGGCTCGCTCTACGTCAACAACTTCAACGCCTTTGGCCGGTCGTGGCAGGTCAACATCATGGCCGACGGCCATTTCCGCAATCGCGAGGAGGATATCAACTTTCTCAAGGTGCGGAACAAGCAAGGCAATATGGCGCCCTTGAGCACGTTGGTCGACCTGCACGACGTCAACGGGCCGATCATGGTGACGCGCTACAATCTGTACAGCGCCGCGCCGGTCAATGGCGTGATTTTTCCCACGCTCAGCTCAGGCGAGGCGATTTCGATGATCGACCGCATGGCTGTCGACACGTTGCCCCTGTCGATGAAGACCGAGTGGACCGAGCTGACGCTCATGCAGATTCGCGCTGGCAACACCGCCATGTACGTGTTTGCCTTGGCGGTGGTGTTTGTGTTTCTGGCGTTGGCGGCGTTATACGAGAGCTGGTCGCTGCCGCTGGCCGTGATCCTAGTCGTGCCGATGTGCTTGCTGTGCTCGATCGTGGGCGTGGCCCTGGCGCATATGGCGATCAATATCTTTGTGCAGATCGGCCTGGTGGTGCTGGTGGGGTTGGCGTGCAAGAACGCCATTCTGATCGTCGAATTCGCCAAGCAGTTGCGCGACGAAGGACAACCACTGCGCGATGCCACGCGCGAGGCCTGCCGCCTGCGTTTGCGGCCGATCATGATGACCTCGTTCGCGTTCATCCTGGGTGTGTTTCCGATGGTCATTGCCAAGGGTGCCGGGGCCGAAATGCGGCAGGCATTGGGCACGGCCGTGTTCAGCGGCATGCTCGGCGTGACGATCTTTGGCATCTTCTTTACTCCGGTATTTTTCTTGGTGATCCAAGGTATCGGCGAGACTCGTTTCTTCGCGAATGCCCGCGTGCAGCAGATTGGCTCTGCCCTGTGGGCGTGCGCCGGCGGCGCAATCGTCGGCTGGCAACTCTTTGCCCTGGGCCGGCTGGGCAGCGGCGGGGCGATTGTCGCGGGGGCATTGGTCGCGGCTATTACCTGGGCGATCATGCGGCGGCGTCGGCTTAAGCGACAGTTTGCGACGACTTTGCCCAAGACGAGTGAATCTGCAGAGGAGCCACAAACGTGA